One Methanolinea sp. DNA window includes the following coding sequences:
- a CDS encoding TIGR00296 family protein, translating into MEVLTPEEGDLAVTLARLALEERIGRKRVKYPDLPRAFSEKRGVFVTLKKGGELRGCIGFPVPVYPLGEAIREAACAAALEDPRFPPLHPSELPEIDVEVTVLSLPVPLPGAPAERPARVRVGTHGLIVRRGGRSGLLLPQVPLEWGWDATEFLDHTCLKAGLPRGCWKDGETEVFTFEGQVFSERKKDRE; encoded by the coding sequence ATGGAAGTGCTCACCCCGGAAGAAGGCGACCTCGCCGTCACACTCGCCCGCCTCGCCCTCGAGGAGAGGATCGGGAGGAAACGCGTGAAGTACCCGGACCTGCCGCGTGCCTTCTCCGAGAAGCGCGGGGTCTTCGTGACACTGAAGAAGGGCGGGGAACTCCGCGGGTGCATCGGGTTTCCCGTCCCGGTGTATCCCCTCGGCGAGGCGATCCGGGAGGCCGCGTGCGCCGCGGCACTCGAGGACCCGAGGTTCCCACCCCTCCACCCCTCCGAACTCCCGGAAATCGACGTGGAAGTGACGGTCCTCTCGCTCCCCGTGCCCCTCCCCGGCGCTCCCGCCGAGAGGCCCGCGAGGGTCAGGGTCGGCACGCACGGGCTCATCGTGAGGAGGGGGGGACGGTCCGGGCTCCTCCTCCCGCAGGTACCCCTCGAGTGGGGATGGGACGCGACCGAGTTCCTCGACCACACGTGCCTGAAAGCGGGTCTGCCGAGGGGATGCTGGAAGGACGGGGAGACCGAGGTCTTCACGTTCGAGGGGCAGGTCTTCTCGGAGAGGAAAAAGGACAGGGAATGA
- a CDS encoding CBS domain-containing protein: MHIPTPEEIRERRELLGMKQAELAEKAGISQSMVARIEKGSVDPRVSTLKKIVDVLNARERPRITAGRVMHAPVICVSITDPITHAAEIMEKYGISQLPVLEGNTPVGSISGTAILNAIHDRATHRGHGDTVKDYMEPGFPTVRKDTDIESVIRILAHHHAVLVMEEGRVSGVITTHDLISLVRDH, encoded by the coding sequence ATGCACATCCCCACGCCCGAAGAGATAAGGGAGAGGCGGGAACTCCTCGGCATGAAGCAGGCAGAACTCGCGGAGAAGGCCGGGATCAGCCAGTCCATGGTTGCACGCATAGAGAAGGGGAGCGTCGATCCCCGGGTGAGCACGCTCAAAAAGATCGTCGATGTCCTGAATGCCCGGGAGAGGCCGAGGATCACGGCAGGCCGCGTGATGCACGCGCCCGTCATCTGCGTGAGTATTACCGATCCCATCACGCACGCTGCCGAGATCATGGAGAAGTACGGGATATCCCAGCTGCCCGTCCTCGAGGGGAACACCCCTGTCGGGAGCATCTCCGGGACGGCCATCCTGAACGCGATCCACGACAGGGCCACCCACCGGGGACACGGGGACACGGTGAAGGACTACATGGAACCGGGCTTCCCCACTGTCAGGAAGGACACGGACATCGAGTCTGTCATCCGTATCCTCGCGCACCACCACGCGGTCCTCGTCATGGAGGAAGGGCGCGTTTCGGGTGTCATCACGACCCACGACCTGATCTCGCTCGTCCGTGACCACTAG
- the tpiA gene encoding triose-phosphate isomerase, with protein MAKPFILINLKTYAEASGQRAHAIAGAAQQVSEESGVEIGIAPSYTNIHPLSVHYSLPVYAQHVDAAAPGAHTGAVTVEAIKEAGATGSLVNHSERRLTLAEIDAVVSRLRESGLVSIVCTNNVTTSAAAAALGPDYVAVEPPELIGGNISVSTANPGIITGTVEAVRRVNPAVRILTGAGIHSGQCVKTAIDLGTDGVLLASSVVKAKVPVAVLRDLVSLL; from the coding sequence ATGGCAAAACCGTTCATCCTCATCAACCTGAAGACCTACGCCGAAGCGAGCGGCCAGAGGGCCCACGCGATCGCGGGTGCCGCGCAGCAGGTCTCGGAGGAGTCAGGCGTCGAGATCGGGATCGCCCCCAGCTACACGAACATCCACCCCCTCTCCGTGCACTACTCGCTCCCCGTCTATGCCCAGCACGTGGATGCGGCAGCGCCCGGGGCGCACACGGGGGCCGTCACGGTCGAGGCAATCAAGGAGGCGGGTGCGACGGGCTCGCTCGTGAATCACTCCGAGAGGAGGCTCACCCTCGCCGAGATCGACGCGGTCGTCTCCCGCCTGAGGGAATCCGGGCTCGTCTCCATCGTGTGCACGAACAATGTCACGACGAGCGCAGCCGCTGCAGCCCTCGGCCCGGACTACGTCGCCGTGGAACCCCCGGAACTCATCGGGGGAAACATCTCGGTCTCGACCGCGAACCCCGGCATCATCACCGGGACCGTCGAGGCCGTGCGGAGGGTCAACCCTGCTGTCCGGATCCTCACGGGAGCCGGGATCCACTCGGGTCAATGCGTGAAGACCGCGATAGACCTCGGGACCGACGGGGTTCTCCTCGCGTCGAGCGTGGTGAAGGCAAAGGTTCCCGTCGCCGTCCTGCGTGACCTCGTCTCGCTCCTCTAG
- a CDS encoding U32 family peptidase codes for MEALRAAVAAGADAVYLGGKRFGARHFAPNFSPGEMAEAIAYAHLHGVRVYVTVNTLVRESEVPEALSFLLEVYRMGADGAILQDTGLLSLARKAFPGLPLHASTQATIGTPEGVAWARSAGYSRVILQRELTLAELDEILAVPRERRPEIEVFVHGALCYSYSGQCLLSSLAGGRSGNRGMCAQPCRKPYTLVELSADGSRIPRGHPRAPPGGSYLLSTRDLCCYPRFDSFVRRDVSALKIEGRMRSPLYVAVVVRAYRRALDALARGEDHVQPGEVETMALAFSRGFSEGYLFGDNSPMGREAAGNRGLFIGTVRGVREGEGITVKPEAHVALFAGDGILVTSPGGRVRGGTTLKGPAIPGDRHILLRAEVAGTRPGDLVFLTRSRACAERARSIVGKEKVSRPIPVDLALYVSADEPVAWSASLVHPKRGRMEIVGQSALIPAPAKSRPLSPDTIRAQLGKTSSSPFSFSEIRVQEGAGCFLPVSSLNRVRREILDRLSLEWTRAFSPSPGDLERAESAVGALVGEAERGTRGNTPPGGSRPVLCAYCATFEELSEACGAGCDTICFEPTAREWHRDSTEEEILGAISTCRESGAGFSWMWPRVAPPSFVGHALAVLPRLSEAGLERVTVMEAGLAEAIRSRAPRVRVSGGQGMNIFNSWAAIALHPPLDGFTLSPELPCADIPRVISRAAALSPGISFEVICQGNIEVMVSKNRLLTDILGRQPAGWWGIEDEAGRIFPVYEDGLGRTRVLNAVETTLIDYVPFLVASGVGSLAVDARRRGRAYVREVIPAYREAIDLTLSGSADQAALARLKERIRRVARGGITAGHFLRPEI; via the coding sequence ATGGAAGCGCTGAGAGCCGCGGTCGCCGCCGGCGCGGACGCAGTGTACCTCGGCGGGAAACGGTTCGGCGCGAGGCACTTCGCACCGAATTTCTCGCCCGGAGAGATGGCAGAGGCGATCGCGTATGCCCACCTCCACGGCGTGCGCGTGTACGTCACCGTCAATACCCTCGTCAGGGAGAGCGAGGTTCCCGAGGCACTCTCGTTCCTCCTCGAGGTATACCGGATGGGTGCGGACGGCGCGATCCTCCAGGACACGGGCCTCCTCTCCCTCGCGAGGAAGGCATTCCCCGGACTCCCCCTCCACGCGTCCACGCAGGCAACCATCGGGACACCGGAAGGAGTGGCATGGGCCCGCAGTGCTGGGTATTCCCGCGTGATCCTCCAGAGAGAGCTCACGCTCGCGGAACTGGACGAGATCCTCGCGGTCCCGAGGGAAAGGAGGCCGGAGATCGAGGTATTCGTGCACGGGGCGCTGTGCTACTCGTATTCAGGCCAGTGCCTCCTCTCGTCCCTTGCCGGCGGGAGGAGCGGCAACAGGGGGATGTGTGCCCAGCCGTGCAGGAAACCCTACACGCTCGTGGAATTGTCCGCGGACGGTTCGCGTATCCCGCGCGGACATCCCCGCGCCCCCCCGGGCGGAAGCTACCTCCTCTCGACGAGGGACCTGTGCTGTTACCCCCGGTTCGACTCCTTCGTCCGCAGGGACGTCTCCGCGCTGAAGATCGAGGGGAGGATGCGATCACCCCTCTACGTGGCAGTCGTCGTCCGCGCGTACCGCCGGGCACTCGATGCACTCGCGCGGGGGGAGGACCACGTCCAGCCAGGGGAGGTGGAGACGATGGCACTCGCGTTTAGCAGGGGATTCTCGGAAGGGTACCTGTTCGGGGACAACTCGCCCATGGGGCGGGAAGCGGCCGGGAACAGGGGACTCTTCATCGGGACCGTGCGGGGCGTGCGGGAGGGAGAGGGAATCACCGTGAAACCGGAAGCGCACGTCGCCCTCTTTGCGGGAGACGGGATCCTCGTCACGTCTCCTGGAGGAAGGGTGCGGGGTGGAACGACCCTCAAGGGACCGGCAATCCCGGGGGATCGCCACATCCTCCTCCGGGCGGAAGTGGCAGGAACCCGGCCCGGCGACCTCGTCTTCCTCACGAGGAGCAGGGCATGCGCGGAGAGGGCGAGGTCGATCGTGGGGAAGGAGAAGGTCAGCCGTCCCATCCCCGTGGACCTCGCGCTTTACGTGAGCGCAGACGAACCCGTCGCGTGGTCCGCTTCACTCGTGCACCCGAAAAGGGGGAGGATGGAGATCGTGGGGCAATCGGCGTTGATACCTGCTCCCGCAAAGTCTCGACCGCTCTCCCCCGATACCATCCGGGCACAGCTTGGAAAGACCTCCTCAAGCCCGTTCTCCTTCAGCGAAATTCGGGTGCAGGAGGGAGCGGGGTGCTTCCTCCCCGTCTCGTCCCTCAACCGCGTGAGGAGGGAGATCCTCGACAGGCTCTCCCTCGAGTGGACACGCGCTTTCTCCCCATCGCCGGGGGACCTCGAGCGGGCCGAATCGGCGGTGGGAGCACTCGTGGGCGAGGCGGAGAGGGGAACGCGCGGGAACACGCCGCCTGGAGGTTCCCGCCCGGTCCTCTGCGCGTACTGCGCGACCTTCGAAGAACTCTCCGAGGCCTGCGGGGCGGGTTGCGATACCATCTGCTTTGAGCCAACCGCGCGCGAGTGGCACCGGGATAGTACGGAGGAAGAGATCCTCGGGGCCATCTCGACCTGCAGGGAGTCGGGCGCAGGGTTCTCGTGGATGTGGCCGCGCGTTGCCCCCCCGTCCTTCGTCGGACACGCCCTCGCTGTCCTCCCCCGTCTCTCGGAGGCAGGGCTCGAGCGCGTCACCGTCATGGAGGCAGGCCTCGCGGAGGCCATCCGGTCCCGAGCCCCGCGGGTGCGCGTCTCCGGCGGGCAGGGCATGAACATCTTCAACTCGTGGGCTGCGATTGCCCTCCACCCTCCCCTCGACGGGTTCACCCTCTCCCCTGAACTCCCCTGCGCCGATATCCCCCGGGTTATCTCGCGTGCGGCCGCACTGTCACCGGGTATCTCGTTCGAGGTGATATGCCAGGGAAACATCGAGGTGATGGTGAGCAAAAACAGGCTCCTCACCGATATTCTCGGGAGACAACCCGCGGGATGGTGGGGCATCGAGGACGAGGCGGGCCGTATCTTCCCGGTGTACGAGGATGGCCTGGGGAGGACGAGGGTCCTCAACGCAGTGGAGACGACACTCATCGACTATGTCCCGTTCCTCGTCGCGTCGGGCGTGGGATCCCTTGCGGTGGATGCCCGGCGCAGGGGGCGTGCGTACGTGCGGGAGGTCATCCCCGCGTACAGGGAAGCGATCGATCTCACCCTGTCGGGCAGTGCCGACCAGGCCGCGCTTGCCCGTCTCAAGGAGAGGATTAGGAGGGTCGCGAGGGGAGGGATCACGGCAGGGCATTTCCTCAGGCCGGAGATCTGA
- a CDS encoding type I 3-dehydroquinate dehydratase: MKIVASVPRTALIPAAISAGADAIEVRLDHTGPLSEEEADAAFRGLPVPLILTVRSVAEGGKFAGGPDEWWEMVRPCLPYATCVDVEGPFRSLAPRLRKQGKKIIASYHTPEMPSAGSFEAARRDLASFGDIPKIVVGPRSLDDVVSLLSFTLHAEKPIVTGVMGSRFSFARLMLPLFGSCLLFCHAGIPVAAGQFHVSKAREIMDLLR; this comes from the coding sequence ATGAAGATCGTGGCATCGGTCCCGCGGACCGCGCTCATCCCCGCGGCCATATCGGCCGGCGCAGACGCAATCGAGGTACGCCTCGACCACACGGGCCCCCTGTCCGAGGAGGAGGCGGACGCGGCGTTCCGCGGACTGCCGGTGCCCCTGATCCTCACGGTGCGGAGCGTTGCCGAGGGGGGGAAATTCGCGGGGGGACCGGACGAGTGGTGGGAGATGGTACGACCGTGCCTCCCGTATGCAACATGCGTGGACGTCGAGGGACCGTTCCGGTCGCTCGCGCCACGCCTGCGAAAACAGGGAAAGAAGATCATCGCCTCCTACCATACCCCCGAGATGCCATCCGCCGGGTCATTCGAGGCTGCGAGGAGAGACCTCGCGTCGTTTGGGGATATCCCCAAGATCGTGGTGGGGCCGCGGTCGCTTGACGACGTCGTCTCCCTCCTCTCGTTCACGCTGCACGCGGAAAAACCGATCGTCACGGGTGTCATGGGCTCCCGGTTCTCGTTTGCCCGCCTGATGCTCCCCCTCTTCGGGTCGTGCCTCCTCTTCTGCCACGCGGGGATCCCCGTCGCGGCCGGGCAGTTCCACGTCTCCAAGGCCCGGGAGATCATGGACCTCCTCCGGTGA
- a CDS encoding chorismate synthase: protein MNTFGRNFRVTTFGESHGPAIGAVIDGCPPGIEISKEEIDGFLSRRRPGVHPFSTGRREEDRVEILSGVFEGRTTGMPICLLVRNADARPSDYEAIADVFRPGHADYTYHAKYGIRDFRGGGRSSGRETVARVAAGAVARKFLSLKGISVASRIVEVHGATTPEGIEREIEAAAREGDSVGGIVEVTARGCPPGLGDPVFGKLDALIAMAMMGIGAVKGVEIGDGFAVSRMRGSEHNDQMGEGGFLTNHAGGILGGISTGAEIVVRIAVKPTPSIAREQRTVDARGQERTISVAGRHDACIVPRIGPVAEAMLALVLADAYLGQEMVRSGVRGQ, encoded by the coding sequence GTGAATACCTTCGGGAGAAATTTCCGCGTCACGACCTTCGGGGAGAGTCACGGGCCGGCCATCGGGGCAGTCATCGACGGGTGCCCGCCGGGCATCGAGATATCAAAAGAGGAGATCGACGGGTTCCTTTCGCGGAGGCGCCCCGGCGTCCACCCGTTCTCGACAGGTCGGCGGGAAGAGGACAGGGTGGAGATACTCTCCGGGGTCTTCGAGGGCAGGACGACGGGGATGCCGATCTGCCTCCTCGTCAGGAACGCGGACGCCCGTCCCTCTGACTACGAGGCGATCGCGGACGTCTTCCGCCCCGGCCACGCCGATTACACGTACCACGCGAAGTACGGGATCCGGGATTTCAGGGGGGGCGGGCGGAGCTCGGGCCGCGAGACGGTCGCGAGGGTCGCCGCGGGGGCCGTGGCGCGGAAGTTCCTCTCCCTGAAAGGGATCTCGGTGGCGAGCAGGATCGTCGAGGTGCACGGGGCGACGACGCCCGAGGGGATAGAGAGGGAGATAGAAGCCGCGGCGCGCGAGGGCGATTCTGTGGGCGGGATCGTGGAAGTGACCGCGAGGGGGTGCCCGCCCGGCCTCGGCGACCCGGTCTTCGGGAAGCTCGACGCCCTCATCGCGATGGCGATGATGGGAATCGGCGCGGTGAAGGGCGTGGAGATCGGCGACGGGTTCGCGGTCTCGCGGATGCGGGGCAGCGAGCACAATGACCAGATGGGCGAGGGCGGCTTTCTCACGAACCATGCCGGGGGTATCCTCGGGGGGATCAGCACGGGTGCAGAGATCGTCGTCCGTATCGCGGTCAAGCCGACCCCCTCCATCGCGAGGGAACAGAGGACCGTGGATGCGAGGGGGCAGGAGAGGACCATCTCCGTCGCGGGGAGGCACGACGCGTGCATCGTCCCCCGGATCGGACCCGTCGCGGAGGCGATGCTCGCCCTCGTGCTCGCCGACGCGTACCTCGGGCAGGAGATGGTCCGCTCCGGGGTGAGGGGGCAGTAG
- the aroE gene encoding shikimate dehydrogenase yields the protein MNVVLTGFRGTGKTAVGHILARLLGVPFYDTDALVEEKAGAEIPEIFEEAGEEGFRKLEREVIAALPPGPAVIATGGGAVLSPENVENLRRGRTVILLQADPLTIEKRIRASTRPPLTAMGLRGEILHLLEARRDAYLSAADICVDTRSKSPNEVAIYIKRLLTEGTVPLERAERAARAISRSGIPEDEARELLGKVGGMPENPCLRFYGVAGYPSLHSRSPQLYAGLFRYFGINAHYVRFHDPSLSRILSLAADLDVRGLSVTIPFKQEVISAIDRPDTHCTAIGACNTVLFCGGKSYGYNTDWVGIRDALAGERGRTAVVLGAGGAAAAAAYALLALGKDVTILNRTVEKASALAARLGCSHGVPGDIDGINPDIFVNATPVGMEPDGGSPLSREQLRPGMTVFDLVYTPPETPLLRMARAEGCRVISGKEMFVRQAQAQFKHFTGIDAPLHMVREMVG from the coding sequence ATGAACGTCGTCCTTACAGGATTCCGCGGCACGGGGAAGACGGCAGTCGGCCACATCCTCGCCCGTCTCCTCGGCGTCCCGTTCTACGATACCGACGCGCTCGTCGAGGAGAAAGCCGGGGCCGAGATCCCCGAAATATTCGAGGAGGCCGGGGAGGAAGGGTTCAGGAAGCTCGAGAGGGAGGTCATCGCGGCTCTCCCGCCGGGACCCGCCGTGATCGCGACGGGCGGGGGGGCAGTCCTCTCTCCCGAGAACGTGGAGAACCTCCGCAGGGGGAGGACGGTCATTCTCCTCCAGGCCGATCCCCTGACCATCGAGAAGAGAATCCGGGCATCCACGAGGCCACCCCTCACCGCGATGGGACTGCGCGGGGAAATCCTGCACCTCCTCGAGGCGAGGAGGGATGCGTACCTGAGTGCGGCCGACATCTGCGTCGACACCCGCTCGAAGAGCCCAAACGAAGTGGCAATCTACATCAAGCGGCTCCTCACGGAGGGGACCGTCCCGCTGGAGAGGGCGGAGAGGGCGGCGCGCGCGATCTCGCGGTCGGGGATCCCCGAGGACGAGGCCCGCGAACTCCTCGGGAAAGTCGGCGGCATGCCAGAAAACCCGTGCCTCCGCTTCTACGGCGTCGCGGGGTACCCGAGCCTCCACAGCAGGAGCCCGCAGCTCTACGCGGGACTCTTCCGGTACTTCGGCATCAATGCCCACTACGTCCGGTTCCACGACCCCTCCCTCTCCCGGATACTGAGCCTCGCGGCAGACCTCGACGTGCGCGGGCTTTCCGTCACGATTCCCTTCAAGCAGGAGGTGATCTCCGCGATAGACCGGCCCGACACGCACTGCACCGCGATAGGGGCCTGCAACACGGTCCTCTTCTGCGGGGGGAAGAGCTACGGGTACAACACGGACTGGGTGGGAATCCGCGACGCTCTCGCGGGTGAGAGGGGGAGGACAGCGGTCGTCCTCGGTGCGGGGGGTGCGGCAGCCGCGGCGGCGTACGCCCTCCTCGCGCTCGGCAAGGACGTCACCATCCTGAACAGGACCGTGGAGAAGGCATCGGCCCTCGCGGCACGGCTCGGCTGCTCTCACGGCGTCCCGGGCGACATCGACGGGATTAACCCGGACATCTTCGTGAATGCCACTCCGGTAGGGATGGAACCGGACGGGGGGAGCCCCCTCTCGAGGGAACAGCTCCGCCCGGGAATGACCGTCTTTGACCTCGTGTACACCCCTCCGGAGACCCCCCTCCTGAGGATGGCGAGGGCCGAGGGGTGCAGGGTCATTTCAGGGAAGGAGATGTTCGTCCGCCAGGCACAGGCGCAATTCAAGCATTTCACGGGGATCGATGCCCCCCTCCACATGGTGAGGGAGATGGTAGGGTGA
- the aroA gene encoding 3-phosphoshikimate 1-carboxyvinyltransferase, with protein MDVTLRRAGPLDCTFVAPPSKSFSHRALVAAALADGESTVCNPLESGDTWVTRRALESMGIGIRGDGDRLLVHGRGGALSCPAGHVIDAGESGTSMRLLCSVALLCGSPVTLTGSGRMKERPMGPLADALRALGGRVEFLEKEGYPPVRVSGELVGGRALLDAGMSSQFASSVLLVAPLAREDVTLSLRGHVASKSYLDVTVSVMEAFSARVERDGYRRFHVPAGRGYRPARYRVEGDYSSASYFFALAAACGGRVVVRNLNPRSCQGDRGFLRILEGMGCRVQYGEDSVEVMSTGDLEGVDVDMASMPDTVQTLCVLASRARGVSRISGVAHLRYKESDRLAETARLLSALGAEVRVRDGTITVVPGPLRGGEIDPGSDHRTAMSFAVLGLATGNLKIKNAECVSKSFPGFWEQLRVQGLL; from the coding sequence ATGGACGTGACGCTCCGCAGGGCAGGGCCGCTCGACTGCACGTTCGTCGCCCCGCCCTCGAAGAGCTTTTCGCACCGCGCCCTCGTGGCCGCAGCGCTCGCGGACGGAGAATCGACGGTCTGCAATCCCCTCGAGTCAGGCGACACGTGGGTGACGAGGCGCGCTCTCGAGTCGATGGGCATCGGGATACGCGGCGACGGGGACCGTCTCCTCGTCCACGGCCGCGGGGGCGCTCTCTCCTGCCCGGCCGGGCACGTGATCGACGCGGGGGAATCGGGGACGAGCATGCGTCTCCTCTGTTCCGTCGCGCTCCTCTGCGGGTCCCCCGTGACCCTCACCGGGTCGGGGAGGATGAAGGAGAGGCCCATGGGACCGCTCGCGGACGCGCTCCGGGCGCTCGGCGGCAGGGTGGAATTCCTCGAGAAGGAGGGATACCCCCCCGTCAGGGTATCGGGCGAGCTCGTCGGCGGCCGTGCCTTGCTCGACGCGGGGATGAGCAGCCAGTTCGCCTCGTCGGTCCTCCTCGTCGCGCCCCTCGCGAGGGAGGACGTGACGCTCTCGCTCCGCGGGCACGTCGCCTCGAAGTCTTACCTCGACGTGACGGTCAGCGTGATGGAGGCATTCTCCGCCCGCGTGGAGCGCGACGGGTACCGCAGGTTCCACGTTCCCGCCGGCCGCGGGTACAGGCCCGCCCGCTACAGGGTCGAGGGGGATTACTCTTCCGCGTCGTACTTCTTCGCACTCGCGGCGGCCTGCGGGGGGAGGGTGGTCGTGCGGAACCTCAACCCGCGCTCGTGCCAGGGTGACAGGGGATTCCTCCGCATCCTCGAGGGGATGGGGTGCCGGGTGCAGTACGGGGAGGACAGCGTGGAAGTCATGTCCACGGGGGACCTCGAGGGAGTCGACGTCGACATGGCCTCGATGCCGGACACGGTGCAGACCCTCTGCGTCCTCGCGTCAAGGGCGAGGGGTGTCTCGCGGATCTCGGGGGTCGCGCACCTCCGGTACAAGGAGAGCGACCGGCTCGCGGAGACGGCGCGGCTGCTCTCCGCGCTCGGGGCGGAGGTGAGGGTCAGGGATGGCACGATCACGGTCGTCCCCGGTCCCCTCCGCGGCGGGGAGATCGATCCCGGGTCCGATCACAGGACGGCGATGAGCTTTGCCGTGCTGGGCCTCGCGACAGGAAATCTAAAGATAAAGAACGCGGAATGTGTCAGTAAATCGTTCCCCGGGTTCTGGGAACAGCTCAGGGTGCAGGGGCTCCTATGA
- a CDS encoding prephenate dehydratase domain-containing protein produces the protein MKVFALGPEGTFSHELGARLFGDTVILLPTIRKIFETVERGEGIGLVPLENSEAGGVGPSMDGLLTCSVYITGEAYVPVHHHLVSLGPLGDAGVLYVHPQTHEQCSDIIEELGLPVVHTSSNAQSARELFREGKGAAIVPGITARFYGLPVRKTCVENSGQNVTRFVTISRTPYSGGNPAKGSIIVDPREDRAGLLHDILGVFARRGINLTRIESRPSKRGMGSYVFFIDYDDAGEESIHALRELEAMTRVKDLGRYPVLEAGEWT, from the coding sequence ATGAAGGTCTTCGCGCTCGGACCGGAGGGGACTTTCAGCCACGAGCTGGGCGCGAGGCTGTTTGGAGATACGGTGATCCTCCTCCCCACCATCCGGAAGATCTTCGAGACCGTCGAACGGGGGGAGGGGATAGGCCTCGTCCCGCTCGAGAACAGCGAGGCGGGCGGCGTGGGACCGTCGATGGACGGCCTGCTCACGTGCAGTGTCTACATCACGGGGGAGGCGTACGTCCCCGTGCACCACCACCTCGTCTCGCTGGGACCGCTCGGGGACGCGGGGGTCCTCTACGTCCACCCCCAGACGCACGAGCAGTGCAGCGACATCATCGAGGAGCTCGGCCTCCCCGTCGTCCACACGTCGAGCAACGCCCAGAGCGCGCGCGAACTCTTCCGCGAGGGGAAGGGGGCGGCGATCGTCCCCGGGATCACCGCGAGGTTCTACGGCCTCCCGGTCAGGAAGACCTGCGTGGAGAACAGCGGCCAGAACGTGACGAGGTTCGTCACCATCTCGCGCACGCCCTACTCGGGGGGGAATCCGGCAAAGGGGAGTATCATCGTCGACCCCCGCGAGGACAGGGCAGGCCTCCTCCACGACATCCTCGGTGTCTTCGCGCGGAGGGGTATCAACCTGACGCGCATCGAGTCGCGTCCGTCAAAGAGGGGGATGGGGAGTTACGTCTTCTTCATCGACTACGACGACGCGGGCGAGGAGAGTATCCACGCGCTGCGGGAGCTGGAGGCGATGACGCGCGTCAAGGACCTCGGCAGGTACCCGGTGCTGGAGGCCGGTGAATGGACGTGA
- a CDS encoding prephenate dehydrogenase/arogenate dehydrogenase family protein codes for MRVGIIGGTGKMGSFFRDVFARVGCEVAVCGRRTEVRDVDLARACDLVVVSVPIRETVNVIRSVAPYLTGDQVLCDLTSLKVAPVRAMLESRAKVVGLHPMFGPSAASLEGQTIIATPARCDRETLEEILGIFRSQGARVTITTPEEHDRMMAVVQGLTHHLTLVMAGTMRRLGMKPEETMPYTSPVYQIEMFLAGRLLSQDPDLYADILMLNPGVPEVLSACNEEFARLCSVVAERDAEAFRRVFLEDSAHFGEYCRVAAEESDRLIAAMVGR; via the coding sequence GTGAGAGTGGGAATCATCGGCGGGACGGGGAAAATGGGGTCTTTCTTCCGCGACGTGTTCGCGAGGGTCGGGTGCGAGGTCGCGGTCTGCGGGAGGAGGACCGAGGTCCGGGACGTGGATCTCGCCCGCGCGTGCGACCTCGTCGTGGTCTCGGTCCCCATAAGGGAGACGGTCAACGTCATCAGGTCGGTGGCCCCCTACCTCACGGGGGACCAGGTACTCTGCGACCTCACGTCCCTGAAGGTTGCCCCGGTCCGCGCGATGCTCGAATCGAGGGCAAAGGTGGTGGGCCTCCACCCCATGTTCGGTCCCTCCGCGGCGAGCCTCGAGGGCCAGACGATCATCGCCACGCCCGCGAGGTGCGACCGGGAGACCCTCGAGGAGATCCTCGGGATATTCCGGTCACAGGGAGCCCGCGTCACGATCACGACCCCCGAGGAGCACGACAGGATGATGGCGGTCGTGCAGGGTCTCACGCACCACCTCACCCTCGTGATGGCAGGGACGATGCGGAGGCTCGGGATGAAACCGGAGGAGACGATGCCCTACACGAGCCCGGTGTACCAGATCGAGATGTTCCTCGCGGGGAGGCTACTCTCGCAGGACCCGGACCTCTACGCCGACATCCTGATGCTCAACCCGGGTGTCCCCGAGGTCCTCTCCGCGTGCAACGAGGAGTTCGCGCGACTCTGCAGCGTCGTCGCGGAACGCGACGCGGAGGCGTTCAGGCGGGTTTTCCTCGAGGATTCCGCCCACTTTGGGGAGTACTGCAGGGTCGCGGCAGAGGAATCCGACAGGCTGATCGCGGCGATGGTGGGGAGATGA